tggctgtttggaggataccctccgtctgtacagggacactggctgtttggaggatcccctccctctgtgcagggacactggctgttggGAGGATaacctccctctgtgcagggacactggctgtttggaggataccCTCCCTCTGTGACGGGATGAGACCTGATGCTcggaggatctcctccctctgcacagtgatgctagctgctgggagaaccccctccctctgtgcaggtaTACTAGCTGTTTGGAGGATCCCATTCCTCTCAGCAGAGATACTAGCCTTTGGGACAATCCCCTCCCTGTGCGCAGGGACGCTGGCCATTGGGACGATTCCCTTCCTCTGCGCAGTGACACTGGCCATCAGGAGGATCAACTCCTTTTGTGCAaggatgaggcctgatgctctgAGGATCTTCTTCTTCTGCGCAGTGatagaagatgctggaagaatccCTTCCCTCTGTGacgggatgaggcctgatgctcggaACATCTCCTCCCTCTGAGCAATGATGCTAGGTGCTGAGAGAACCCCCTCCTTCTGTGTCGGAatgaggcctgatgctcggaGGACCTCCTCCCTCTATGCAgtgacactggctgtttggaggatcccctccctctgtgcagggatgaggcctgatgctcggaagatctcctccctctgcgcagtgatgctagctgctgagagaatcccctccctctgtgcaggtacactggctgtttggaggaaaCCCTCCATCTGTACAGGGACACTGGTTGTTTGGAGGATACCCTCCGTCtgtacagggacactggctgtttggaggataccctccgtctgtacagggacactggctgtttggaggatcccctccctctgtacagggacactggctgtttggaggatcccctccctctgtacagggacactggctgtttggaggatcccctccctctgtacagggacactggctgtttggaggatcccctccgtctgtacagggacactggctgtttggaggataacctccctctgtacagggacactggctgtttggaggataccctccctctgtacagggacactgactgtttggaggataccctccctctgtacagggacactggctgttgggaggataccctccctctgtacagggacactggctgtttggaggataccctccctctgtacagggacactggctgtttggaggataccctccctctgtacagggacactggctgtttggaggataccctccctctgtacagggacactggctgtttggaggataccctccgtctgtacagggacactggctgtttggaggatcccctccctctgtacagggacactggctgtttggaggatcccctccctctgtacagggacactggctgtttggaggataccctccgtctgtgcagggacactggctgtttggaggataacCTCCCTCTGTGACGGGTTGAGGCCTGATGCTCGGgggatctcctccctctgcacAGCAACTTCGGCTGCTGTGATGATCTGCAGGTATAATATAGAGAATATAGTCATTCCCTAAAAAATCAACCACTTGGAATCTATAACATCATtgacacatacactgagtgtattaaacattaagaacaccttcgctttccgtgacatagactaatcaggtgaaagctataatcccttattgatgttcaTTGTTAAATCT
Above is a genomic segment from Salvelinus fontinalis isolate EN_2023a unplaced genomic scaffold, ASM2944872v1 scaffold_0434, whole genome shotgun sequence containing:
- the LOC129846028 gene encoding uncharacterized protein LOC129846028, with the translated sequence MDTFHTLSSQDGTSGQHWDNAAINNMDQYFNGVSKTCQQSSLEQGDIPSSFWHLTKLEIQILLNDVKHSINHMQGTLNTMQGQCIELQTAMSKIITAAEVAVQREEIPRASGLNPSQREVILQTASVPAQTEGILQTASVPVQREGILQTASVPVQREGILQTASVPVQTEGILQTASVPVQREGILQTASVPVQREGILQTASVPVQREGILQTASVPVQREGILPTASVPVQREGILQTVSVPVQREGILQTASVPVQREVILQTASVPVQTEGILQTASVPVQREGILQTASVPVQREGILQTASVPVQREGILQTASVPVQTEGILQTASVPVQTEGILQTTSVPVQMEGFLQTASVPAQREGILSAASITAQREEIFRASGLIPAQREGILQTASVTA